The following proteins come from a genomic window of Campylobacter coli 76339:
- a CDS encoding SSU ribosomal protein S7p (S5e) — translation MRRRKAPVREVLPDPIYGNKVITKFINSLMYDGKKSTATTIMYGALELIDKKGGEKKGIDIFNEAIENIKPLLEVKSRRVGGATYQVPVEVRPARQQALAIRWIISFARKRSERTMIDKLAAELLDAANSKGASFKKKEDTYKMAEANKAFAHYRW, via the coding sequence ATGAGAAGAAGAAAAGCTCCGGTAAGAGAAGTCTTGCCTGATCCGATTTATGGTAATAAAGTAATCACAAAATTTATTAATTCTTTAATGTATGATGGTAAAAAAAGCACAGCTACTACTATTATGTATGGCGCTTTAGAACTTATCGATAAAAAAGGCGGTGAAAAAAAAGGTATTGATATTTTTAATGAAGCAATTGAAAACATCAAACCTTTACTAGAGGTAAAATCTCGCCGCGTAGGTGGGGCAACTTATCAAGTTCCAGTAGAAGTTCGTCCTGCTAGACAACAAGCTTTGGCAATTCGTTGGATTATTTCTTTTGCTAGAAAAAGAAGTGAAAGAACCATGATTGATAAACTTGCAGCCGAGCTTTTAGATGCAGCAAATAGCAAAGGTGCTTCATTTAAGAAAAAAGAAGATACTTATAAAATGGCTGAAGCAAATAAAGCATTTGCTCACTATCGCTGGTAA
- a CDS encoding SSU ribosomal protein S12p (S23e) — MPTINQLVRKERKKVLEKSKSPALKNCPQRRGVCTRVYTTTPKKPNSALRKVAKVRLTSGFEVISYIGGEGHNLQEHSIVLVRGGRVKDLPGVKYHIVRGALDTAGVAKRTVSRSKYGAKRPKASAK, encoded by the coding sequence GTGCCTACCATAAATCAATTGGTTAGAAAAGAGCGCAAAAAAGTTTTAGAAAAATCTAAATCTCCAGCGCTTAAAAATTGCCCACAAAGAAGGGGAGTTTGCACTAGGGTTTATACAACAACTCCTAAAAAACCAAACTCAGCGTTAAGAAAAGTTGCCAAAGTAAGACTTACTAGTGGCTTTGAAGTAATTAGTTATATCGGTGGTGAAGGTCACAACCTACAAGAGCACAGCATTGTTTTAGTGCGTGGTGGTAGGGTAAAAGACTTACCAGGTGTGAAATATCACATTGTGCGTGGTGCGCTTGATACTGCGGGTGTTGCAAAAAGAACAGTTTCTCGTTCTAAATATGGTGCAAAACGCCCTAAAGCAAGTGCTAAGTAA